A region of the Candidatus Cloacimonadota bacterium genome:
CACATTCTTATCGCTTCCCTGAAGCTGAGTCGTGCGGCGGGTATTGCCGCAATTGCCCAAACCCCTACCCTGGCGGCCATCTCCGTATGGTCCGGTTCCATCGCGATTTGGCATCATTTCCTCCTATGTGGCGTCTCTGGATTTTGCCTTCATGATCCCGCGCGGATCATGCTTGCGGAAGACACACACGTCTATCTGTTTGTTTTATCTGGATCGCTTGCTGCCAAAGCATGTCAAGCTTCCCGCAACAAGCTTTCAAATGAACATATGTTCAAAATATGGAAAGCCACCGATCTTGTCAATGATTATTTTGCTGGCATTCCCCCATTTTTTTATACCAGCCTGATTTTCATTTGCCATGGTTCGATCAGATCGGCTCTATATGGTGACTTGTTGTAGTGGGTGACGCGTTGCAGGCAGATTCTGATCACTTGGCAGA
Encoded here:
- a CDS encoding DUF5320 domain-containing protein — translated: MPNRDGTGPYGDGRQGRGLGNCGNTRRTTQLQGSDKNVDDRGYANTGVSLLVDAIRYFLSKKPKDRR